The following is a genomic window from Carassius carassius chromosome 24, fCarCar2.1, whole genome shotgun sequence.
TAGGAAACACCACACTAATGCAACTCTTGTGTTAATGAGACCATTCAGCAAAATAAGAGAATGTTTTTTAATAGCAATAATTGTAACAAATGACAATATGTTTGACAGATATTGTAAAATCATAGATGGTAGTGGATGAAAAAGTTTGTGTTTAGAATGAGTGATCTAAAGTCCTGCTCCACGAGGCTGCTACAGAGGACGTTGGCATCTATATGAGAGTTAACAATTCAGTCCTCATCACTGCATAAGTCCAGTGGGTTGAAATCAGGGTCATCCTCATCCAAATCCAAATCATCCATGTCTTGAAACAGTGACTCATCTACTTCTACACTGTTCCCACCTAGAGGAAAAGAGCAAAGAAGACCAACTTTGAAGAACAATCAAGTTTAAAAGCTTCAAAAAGAAAAAGGCATCCTATGGCAgcttgaatttaaaataataataataataataataataataatagacattGCTTACTGTCTTCCAAGAACTGGATATCTGATGTGTCAAGATTGTGGTCGGTCTCAAACAGCTGTTTTCCtgtaatataaaaagtaaatgaGCAGAACATGACAAAAGGTGGTTCAGATTTGGGTTTCCAAACTACTTTCAAGGTTATGATAGCAACTCACCTGTGAGTTTTACCTTTCCGGACTGCTCCTCTTCTTTCTGCCCTTTTTTCTTCAGTTCAGCCATTTCTTGTTCAAATTTAGCTTTCCATGATAAGAAGTTCTCAATTGTCACCACAGTACCTTGGAATGCACGCTGAGAAAAGCAAAACGAAAaaaatttccattttaatataaagGATAACTATGTAACTGCTAATAAATCTACCATTcaacataataatatttcaatataatagCAATGTTGTGGTACAGTTTGGCTGGTCTTTTTAGCCCAAGTGGTCAAATTTCTTTTGTTAGTCATCATGGCCCTCTACTGGTAGAAGCTGTACTTACACCTTTAGCAAAAGCATTATTTGTCTTCACTGACAGTCTTTCAAAAGTACTTGTTTATTGTGGCTAAACAAACTTTTGGattgttgcaatgtttttatcagttgtttggactctcattctgacggcacccattcgctgcaAAGTAtcaactggtgagcaagtgaggtaatgctaaatttctccaaatctgctctgatgaagaaacaaactcatctacttctTGGATGGCCTTAGTGGGAGTAGATTTTCAGAAATTTTTTATTtgtgggtaaactattcctttaatgttagtCTACTTCCAGAAGACACATGCTCAAACCTTCTCAGCTTCTTCAGCCTccctttcttttctttgtttctcttcaTCTCTTCTGCTCTTAATCTGGTCAATTATTTCGTTAAGTTTCTCCTGCACAGCTGTCACCAATGTGAATATCATAACCATTCCCAGGTTTTCTTCAGCCTACGAAAGAAAGAGGTTATTAGGAAAAACTAAAGGGGAGTAAAAAAATACCCAACATCAGTATGTACACTTTATCAACTGTTAATGTGTCTTGCTGGGTAAGATGTCGTGTGCAGACCTGTTCCTTTAAAAGCATTAGAATGTCTTCTGTGTATGAATCTTCCAGGTTCTCCAGTGAGATGATCTCCCAGAGAGGGGGCTCGTCTGGGTATTTCTCCACATATGTAAACTTTAGGGTCACCTCCGCCGctaaaacagacagaaatcacagTATAGCGGTACACACAGTAACCCAAACTCAGTCCTGAAGGGCCActgtgctgcagagtttagctctaattTCCTCAACACAGCTGCCATGATGTTTCTCTAGTATGCCTAGTAAGTCCTTGatcagctggttcaggtgtgtttagttAGGGTTT
Proteins encoded in this region:
- the LOC132103673 gene encoding RWD domain-containing protein 1-like: MTDYGEEQKNELEAIESIYPDSFTVFSQKPTCFTITVTSDAGENEETAEVTLKFTYVEKYPDEPPLWEIISLENLEDSYTEDILMLLKEQAEENLGMVMIFTLVTAVQEKLNEIIDQIKSRRDEEKQRKEREAEEAEKRAFQGTVVTIENFLSWKAKFEQEMAELKKKGQKEEEQSGKVKLTGKQLFETDHNLDTSDIQFLEDSGNSVEVDESLFQDMDDLDLDEDDPDFNPLDLCSDED